tctgtgaGAGAGTACAGCCTATTTCTGAAAGTGGACAATCTAATTAGCAgtactttaatttaataatcGGGCCAACTACTTTGTCCGTAACCAGACAACCCAAACCGGAACGACCCCGTCTTTGACACCCTGAGGGCCGGTGTCATCATGGCAAATAAGGAGCgcaaaaagaatgaaaatgacaagaaaaatgTGAGTGTACAATAAAGATTTAATCAAACTGCAAAACCTCAAATCCTCAGATAGAACTTCTACATGTctttcactcattcattcaattTGCTAAACGCCAATACAGTAAATTATTTAAGTAGGAATCCAGACataacagtataacagtatATTACAGTAACAGTGTTTTTCCtctagatgatgatgatgatggaggaagaggaagaggagaaccaACAGCCCAAAGAGAatgaggaggggggagaaggTCAGATGTTCTCTGTGGTATAGACCATACTAATTCTTAAAAATAAGGATTTGTGCATATTTCTATATCAAAAATAGAATGAATCTAAATATTAcagaaaatgctaaaaaaaattataataaaaaggaataaattcaaaaaaagaaTGTGACCAACCCCAAAGTGAAGATACGTGAAATAGTTGTATCCATTTTTGAGTTACTTCCATCATCAAAAGCAAAGGATTTGTTTGTGACTCTGTTGTCCGATGTTCCTACAGGGAAGCCTGACGATaagaaggagaaaggaggagacaAAGCAGATGAAAAGGTAACAAAACTGTTAGTGGTGGTgtgtaactaaatacatttagtgAAATACTGTAGTACAATTTGGAGTATTTCCTTTATATGCTACTTAAAACTTCTACTCCATTACAtctcagaggaaaacattgtactttttaaatttatttaaagcttttttgacttatttctttgaaaaagttagatcatgaaacaaaacattactttaaCCAATAGGTTATAATATATCATTGTAGTTTATCTATCAAGTTagtatttataattattaaaattagccccacctttaccagctgcaacagtaaagtgacaaatacatcaatgcccagtaatatattatatattgtcttTGTACTGAGTtgcttttgatatttaaataaatgttgattctaatacttttgtacttttacttctgtaagattttgaatgcagaacttttacttgtaacacagtatttttacactgtagtacttcttccaccactgacttAAAGTACTGCCCTGTTCCAACAGCTgtaatactgtatgtgtacatttgtttgttatAAATATGTTGTCAAAAGCAGTGCATCAGATCTGTTTTGTCAACAGAGTAAGGGTACATTTTCCCAGACCCACTACTACCTGGCTCTCTACCGCTTCAAGGCCATAGAGAAAGACGACCTCGACTTCCAGTATGTTTCAAAGACACAGAGAATTCCCACCATGCAGTaatgacatacagtataaaGCACTACttattcaaaaaagaaaataaatgaaatgtattgtgtttgtgtattagcCCTGGTGATCGGATCACAGTACTGGATGACTCCAATGAAGAGTGGTGGAGGGTGAGATGGACCTCATCATCTCTGGATTATTTcagcttttacatttaaatgtgctgTTTGCATTAAACCAGTTTCAGTCATGTCCATTTTTGTTCTCATCTCCTGTGGAGGATGAACTCAAAGTCTGTTCTCTCACTATTTTTTCAGGGAAAGATGGGGGAGAAGTCGGGCTACTTCCCCACAAACTACCTCATAAAAGTGCGTGCATCGGAGAGAGTTTTTAAGGTGTTACGTTCCTTTGTGGGAAACAGAGAGATGGGACAAATCACCCTGAAGAAAGATCAGGTAACTCTCTATAAGTTTGTTTTTGCGTATTGTCAATCTGTAAAGGCCTTAGTGAGGATGTATAAAGTTAATACTCATGCTGAGATGGTTAGTTTTAGCTGttgtcactgtgtgtttcaGATTGTGGTGAAGAAAGGAGATGAGAAAGGCGGCTACTTGAAGGTCAGCACTGGACGCAAGCTGGGCTACTTCCCTGCTGATCTGCTGGAGGAGATCACAGTGACATAAAAAGAGCCAGCAGCACACTTTAAACATCAGCGCAAATGAGAGATGTCACTGTTCTGGAGATCCTACTGATCTTTCAGCagttttctatatttgtttgtatggaAATGTTGTCTGTTAACAGCAGAAATGTATTTGCTGTGATGTATTTGTGACtttaacacaaagtaaagcagGAGAGATGATTAATGCGTACATTAATCAGTTAAAGGGGACAATCAGATGAGGTATTACCTTTGTTGTGACTAACAACGCTCAGATGCTTTCAGTTACCTGCTGATCATAGCTAGCATGGAATAGAAGTAGAGACAACCTGGAGAGCTTTGCACACGGTCATAAATCAATGCACGATGATAGTTACCTTTGAGTGTTACATCTCACAGCATATTAGTTAAGTTTGGCCATCAAATAACCATAATCAATAATTCAGGTTGTTTTTTACCAGCtatattgttattaatttattttatttaggtATGATCCATTAATCAAGTATTTTGCATGGTATTCATTTATCCGTTTAAAAAATACaggtattttaataataatatttattgttatataatatctaaaaaacaagttttttaacaaatgcaaGGAAAATGTTCAGTCCTTCATAGTTAAGTAAATAGAGGCTTCAAAACAATTTCAACATCTACATAGCTCTATATTAACAAAGAAAGTAAATAGTGCAAAGGCAATTTCCCTGATTGGGCTTGATTTCACATGTGAGCCTGAGACATTGAAGAAAAGCTATAAGGAAACATTTGGTGCTGATAAAAGCAGAAGAATGTTTGAAGAAGAAATGTTTCAATCATTAAATCTGGAGTATATTTCCTAAACTTCCTATGCAACTTTCTTTCTAATGTTTccaaaaagatggagagaattGCACAGGGGCCTCTCTTCCAGAGTTCAATGCATGTGGCAGTCATGCAGTATGTTCACTATATAGTACTTTTTTAATGTCGCTTGATAAATGATCTATAGCTTATGGAGTTTTAGCTCTcatatcctaaccctaacccttaagaCTGGTAGCTGTGATCCTGTGCTTCAAGTCTATATTGACATTGGAGTGTTGTTATCAACTCCggacagaagaaaaacatgtgaCCCAGTAGCAATTATCCTTATGGATATAAAGTGCATTAATAAATATGTTCTTCCATCCTCTCGTTGACATTTGTTTCCTCCCTCAATGTTCCCCAAATGTAACTGGCACATCGACAGGGAGAAGTCTGTAATCAGGAGCAACAGCATCTTCTATTGTGCCATCTTTGCAGACCAGTATGAAGACACCGGGTCAGAGGTCAACGTGGGCTGCTCTCTGCTAGGTAGGTCTCCAAACCTAACGATGTCAGCGTCTTCGACAAAGACGCTGCATTATTTGCTACAAGACTCTGCATTGCGCCCCAGAAAAGGCTTCACCTGCTGAAAGCATCCTCTCCTGCTGTAGccactcctccacctccacatcaCAGCGGCTTTCAACCTTTCAAAGTCCAGCTGGCTAAGCAGTGCCATGGGCATGATTTAAACCTCGGGTCCAGGAGCGTGGCTTTAAAATAGGTGTTGGTGGGCGTTTCAAAGACATGTTGAAAGTGTTCCTCCAGGTGGCTCTGCAGTGAGCCAGCCAGCCTGCGAGTCTCTAGCAGATCACTCACGTCCTTGTTTCCTATGAGTTTGCTGAGTGCAGCTCTGAGGGCCTGGATGCACGGAATCAGAGGAATCAGAGGAATCAGAGGAATCAGAGGAATCAGAGGAATCAGAGGAAtcagaggaaacagaggaaacagaggaatcagaggaatcagaggaatcagaggaatcagaggaatcagaggaatcagaggaatcagaggaatcagaggaatcagaggaatcagaggaaacagaggaaTCAGAGGCCTCATCTTGGCACACTGTGCGTGTTGCTTCTTCAAACGGCTCCAGCACTCGTCGTGAGTTAAGGCAGCCTCGGCAAGTCCAAGTCGGCCCTGTATCTGGTGCAGCTTAGCTATGGCTTTATTGGGCATATGGACCGTGTTGGTGATGCGTCTAGCAGTGTTGATGAAGTCACCACACCATGGCCCTCCTCCATAGCTCCCGTCACGGTCAAGTGTATGAGTGAGCCATGCATCTAATGTGCTCGCAGCCGCTGTCTGACATGGCTTTCACCATATTGCTCGTGTTGTTAGTGACCAAAAACCCGACATCAAATCTGTGTGGAACCACAGTTTGCTACTCTTCAATAAGGTCCAGGAGGTGTTGCAGGATTTCCACTGGAGTGTATTCTGTGTGGATGTCACAGGGTTTATTCTGCAcaaaccagtgaaaccagtgtcctgtgagagagagggaggagctggaggagaactTTCTGGTCCAAGCGTCGGCCGTGCAGTGCACAACATTGCCCTCAATGTTCACAAGGCTCTCTCACTTCAGAGTTTACTCTTTGGTGAAGCTGTGGAACTTCTTTGTTACTGAAGTCTGCTTGTTTCATTGGCTGAGGCACTTTGCAAAACCAGAGTCCATGAGTTGTTGTCCAGCATAGAAACAGCTGTTACCCAGGAGGAACGGCTGCGATGACACTTTAGATTCATGGCTGATAAAGAGGAGCTCTCTGGTGACCTGAGGACCTGAAcagttgtttcttcttcttggtaTTGTTTCCTGCAGCTTGTACTTCAGTGTGGTGCGCCCCTCACAGCTGCTCCGGATCCCTTCCACTGACCATGCACTCATGCATGAGCTCcgtgttttacattttggtggAAATTCCTCCAATCATCAACATTATGATGTTTACATTCAGCAACAAAAAGGTGTTCTGTTGGACGGGGATATCATTTTCTGCTGCCATAAAAGAACTCGTTGGATTGCTTTATTATTTGACTATATCCTGCAAACATACAGTGGTCTGCTTGCAGGATATTTCGAGATGAAATCTGCATCTGTGTAACTGAAACCGGAAGACAGAATTATGAAATCTGATGAGGAGGGTAATGTGGGGTGCACTCAGGAATGCTTGTGGTTTGGGATTATTTGTAAGTGGCGCCCTCTCGTGGTCATGGTAACGTAGAGCAACTAGTCCAATGCCTGTGTTCTTAAAGGACGTGTCACTGTTTCAGAGAGGATGAGATGATTTTCAATGCAGCGTCTCAGCGACGTCATTAACCGGTAAAGTCATGTTAAAGGCTTCCCAGCATGTCTCTGACAGGACACCACATAAAGCAGACATGTTCTCCTGAAATGCTTCTCTGGTGCAATGTTCCATGGCACATACCCTGGTACACCACTGTGATGTATACCCTGGTACACCACTGTGATGTATACCCTGGTACACCACTGTGATGTATACCTGGTACACCACTGTGATGTATACCCTGATACACCACTGTGATGTATACCTGGTACACCACTGTGATGTATACCTGGTACACCACTGTGATGTATACCCTGGTACACCACTGTGATGTATACCCTGGTACACCACTGTGATGTATACCCTGGTACACCACTGTGATGTATACCCTGGTACACCACTGTGATGTATACCCTGGTACACCACTGTGATGTATACCCTGGTACACCACTGTGATGTATACCCTGATACACCACTGTGATGTATACCTGGTACACCACTGTGATGTATACCCTGGTACACCACTGTGATGTATACCTGGTACATCACTGTGATGTATACCCTGTACATCACTGTGATGTATACCCTGATACATCACAGtgatttatgtttattagtACAATGTTTCATGTACATCTCTGTGATTAATGTTTCATGGTTCATCTCTGTGATTTATGTTTATTGGTATAATGTTTCATGTACATCTCTGTGATTAATGTTTCATGGTTCATCTCTGTGATTTATGTTTCATGGTTCATCATCTCTGTGATTAATGTTTCATGGTTCATCTCTGTGGGTGAATCAGGAGATCTTTATTGTTCTTACAGGTTTAGGAAGCCCCACTTTCGCAGGGCATCAAAAAATTGAGTTAGACTCTTATTGGTCCTCTCCACGGAAatctttagtaaaaggcgaaagatTTATGCGCTCTGAAGAGAACCaggagtgtgaggagagaggaggccgGCTGTCCCTCCGCGTCCCCCGCCTCCATGACCTGGCTCAGGGTTCCGTGTGTTCACAGCTTCATGCTCACAGTACTGAAGCTGCAGATGAAGTGTGAGCGAGTCTCTACTAGTCTCACCCAAACGACCCGGATGAGAGTGACATCAATCACCCAAACGACCCGGATGTGACATCAAGCCGCTGGTCTCAGAACCAGCACACGTGCGCAGAGCATTGTGGGAACATGGTAATCTGACCACGCCTCATGGCTGCTGACTGTTTTTACCACAAACTGAGAGACTTTCTGTCTGCTGTACGCATGCGCAAACACATTTAGGTCAAGATAATGATCTACCTGTTCAGGCACAATGAACTGTATATTTCTAGCAGAGCAATACTTTATGACAACAACGGGTTCACAAGTCAACATTTTCACAACAATGCATACGCATACTTGGTTTAAAACATATGTAATAACTTTACATTCCTCTTATGTTTCACATAACTATACAAAGACTAAAGGAGGATAAaaaacatctgtcttttttctcaaaGGTCATCATTGAACTCGACCTAGGGCCAGGTTAAACTATTGTTTGTCAGAATCATAAGTGTGTTGTATAAGTGACTAATCAATAGACAACAAATAACAACTCATCAACAGGGAGTACTGAACATATTTCAGAAAGCAGATTCCATGTGGTTCTGAAGAGCTGTCCACAATCTCAAAAGACTCTCCCCTTAGGGTTATTAAAAGTATTCCTTAGATGGTCGTCCTACGTGAAAAGTAGGATTTACAACTGTCGGACGTCTTCAATCCCTCTAATTCAATCAAAGGTGGCTGTTTGTTTCGCAGCCATCATTTCCGGTTACATGGTCATTCATTATTGGTCAGTTAACTTTCAATTCAATGGAACATTTGAATGATGTGTTTACAGCCGGGATAGATGATTTTGTAGAAATGTTGTCAAACAGTATCTACAGTATCTTTGAGGTCAATCACAACCATCAACCATTACACATGAAGCAGCTGAAGAGCGGCCTAAAGGCTCAGGCTCTCCTTATGGAAATAGAGTAGCCGATATATTAACAGTGATTCCAGTGGAAGGCTGAGGCTCTGGCAGCATTTCCCCACACTTGTCAGTGATTTTTACATTTCCCGGAGAGAGCCCTTGTCATTTTGTCAGCCTCCCCGTGGCGACAGTATGCAGGGACAGCGAGGAGGCTGTCAAACTGTGCCCGCCTCAGAGCGCCTTTCCCCGGGTTGATGAGTCATAATAAGGGGCCGGCCAGGTGGTGAAAATGAGCAGGGAAgtggcaagtgtgtgtgtgtgtgtgtgtgtgtgtgtgtgtgtgtgtgtgtgtgtgtgtgtgtgtgtgtgtgtgtgtgtgtgtgtgtgtgtgtgtgtgtgtgtgtgtgtgtgtgtgtgtgtgtgtgtgtgtgtgtgtgtgtgtgtgtgtgtgtgtgtgtgtgtgtgtgtgtgtgtgtgtgtgtgtgtgagtggctTCTACATTACCCAATTAGCCAACTACAAATTCAAATTATTCTCAATTGATTAATTCTTACTGAGCACAATTCTACTCCTGAGGcatttaatgctttattttaattgtatttttctaaatgttaaatgaagAAGCGTGtatggggtgtgtgtgtgtgtgtgtgtgtgtgtgtgtgtgtgtgtgtgtgtgtgtgtgtgtgagggataGAGatagtgagtgtgagagtgagtgagagagagatagagataggaagaaaaaagaggagagagagagagagagagagagagagagagagagagagggagagagagagagagagggagggagaggagagagggagagagagagagagagagagacagagagagcgagggagagagagagagagagagagagagaggagagggagagagagagagagagagagagagagagagagagaggagggagagagagagagagagagaggagagagagagagagagagagggagagagagagagagagagagagagagagagagaggagagggagggagagagagagagagagagagagagagagagagagagagagagagagagagagagagagagagagagagaggggaggaggctGGTGGGGGAGAAGGTGCACTGAGCTGGTGTTCACTCTAGATcttttgggttttgttttgagtctctcTGCAGAACGTCTCCTCTACTTTTGGTGTGAGTGTAAGCTTAAACTCAGTACATCacctcttattctctctctgcttgGAGACacgttgctgctgttgctgcaaaATGAGAGCGCTGTGTTTGAACTTTGCCATCACCTGTCTGTGGCTTCTCCCTTCAGCGGTGAGTAAGATCAGCGACCAGCCGAGCGTTTGCTCTGTGATGATCATCATTAACGCAGTATGTTGTTTAAATGGCTCTCAGAAGTGTTCTGCTGATCATTTGTGGTTAATTCCCTGATGTCCTAGTTCTGCCACTGTTCATTGCTGCATTGTTGCTCAAATGGATGTGTTGGTTCTGaattcatcaataatcaatcagcATCAATTATTTCAGAGATATTTGAAACTGTTCTCTTTAGaaagaatataaaaagaaataacaatttCTCAGTTTTATGtcagtttttaaaggaaaatatgtaAGTTGACAGAAGCAGACAGAGTTGAGAACGAGTTAATTGACATGTTCTCTGGTG
The sequence above is a segment of the Anoplopoma fimbria isolate UVic2021 breed Golden Eagle Sablefish chromosome 12, Afim_UVic_2022, whole genome shotgun sequence genome. Coding sequences within it:
- the stac3 gene encoding SH3 and cysteine-rich domain-containing protein 3, whose product is MDQEDDKNSVDIHDNPPAPENVVREEGDTVYFIYEEEVEVEEKEPEPPPPVVRINDKPHKFKDHYCKKPKFCDVCARMIVLNNKFALRCRNCKTNIHHSCQSYVEFQKCFGKIPPGFRRAYSSPLYSSDIPDPNNPNRNDPVFDTLRAGVIMANKERKKNENDKKNMMMMMEEEEEENQQPKENEEGGEGKPDDKKEKGGDKADEKSKGTFSQTHYYLALYRFKAIEKDDLDFHPGDRITVLDDSNEEWWRGKMGEKSGYFPTNYLIKVRASERVFKVLRSFVGNREMGQITLKKDQIVVKKGDEKGGYLKVSTGRKLGYFPADLLEEITVT